AAGGCTGTTCTGCGTGGTCTTGCTAAGTTAAACCCTGAACCGTATGCATCTTTATTTACTGACTCGCTCCAAAGCGAGCAGCCCGGTACTTCACGTGAAGCTTCTCGTGCACTCCGACGATATCCATACTTAGTCAATCCAGATGAACTGGCCTCAATGATGTCACAGGAGCAGCCGGATCATGTGATGCGGAATGCACTGCGCCTGTTGCCTGCTTTTGATAGATGGAAACAGCTCGAGATTTTGCTAGACCTACTTACATATACGAGAATAGACAGGTTAAAAGCTAAAATACGGGAGCAGCTTGTAACTTGGGCGGAGTCTTCAAACCGCAAATTTACAGGTCGACCTAAGGAAAATGACATCACGCGTATACATAATAAACTGGATCACAGCAGGTCTGAAATGGACGACGCCGTTCATGCAAAGATAGAATGGTTTATAAACACATGAAATACATAAAAGAAATCTGGGGGCAACAGTGATCGTAAGAATAATCCGCATTCGTAGTGATGCCCAGGCTAAGAACTTAATTACTTATTTTTTGATAGGAGGACAACTCATTGAACCAGGCTGCAGAAGCATTTTTGAACGATATATGGAGTCATATTACAGCTATTTACGATAAAGAGAGTCAGAGAATTAGTGAGTTTAAAGACCGAAGTCGGCTTCAGGCGGGAGTATATGACTACCTGAGAGTGGTTTGGAGAAAAGGGAAATTCAACTGGGCCCAGGGCAAAATCCATATCGACATTTATGAACCACTCTCCTGGAGTGACAGCTCTTATAAATTCGAAGCGGGTACTTACATAGTAGAATTGACGGATGAAATTTTAATTCATGATTTTTTCCCAGCTCTGTGTGACCGGATGGATAAACTATTCCAATCGGACGATTATGGCCCCAACTTTTTTGATTACCGGTTTGAAATCGTGTTTGAGTTTGAGTGGGAGCAATCTAAACTGTGCCACTCCCAATTTTTATTAAACGAAGAAAAACTCCGGGGTCTTAAACAGACGCTGGATATCTTTATTGACACAAAAATCTTGTCAGAGCTTCCAGTACTTCCGAAAGAAAATGACGGGTCTTTCTTTGCTCGTCATCTAATGAATCCCGATCTAATGGAACAGAGACAGGAAGAAATCGAACCGCTGATTCGGCATCTTAGTGACAAGCTGCGTACAAATAGAGAGCGAAGTGATAAGTGGGCTTACCAGTATACTTCGGCTTTCAAGAACTGGGCGAAGGAGCGGTTTTTAAATCAATATTTTGACCGATCCGGAAACTTCGGATTGGATTGGGTTCTGAAAAATGAGTCGGAGCGTAATGAACTAAATGTTCAAGAGCTGGACTTCTTCATTTATGCCGCCTTGCAGATCGGTCCCCAGGAACCAGACACTCGAGAAAAGTACTTGAAACTCGCCGTTGAGCTCGGATCGAAGCAAGCAACGGACTATTTGAAACAAGGAAGCGGTCTCTTTGAATGTGTGTATAATAGCAATCTGATTCAAGGAAAAGCCAATGATATTATACAAACCATAGAAATTCGTATTGTATCTGAAGAAGAAGCCGCCTACCGTGAAGCGCTTGACTTTATCAGTAATCTTCTGCGGCAAGGTTTTCCGAAAGGGTACAAGCTTAAGCTGAAGAGTAAAGAAAAGCACTACTTACCGTTAAAAGAGCTGGCGAAGTCAGGTCATCATCGGTTTTTTGCTAATGCAGTGCGTTATCCAGCGTTATTCCCTCAACTTGCAGCATATGCGGGGCTTGCTATGGAGGAATTCGCCTGGTACCAGGATGTGGAGCCTAGTGAGAAATCTGTCATGCCCGGAACCTATGCGGTATTCGGTCTCGGCTTGTACAGTGACGCCTATTTTCCGTTAGTTCAGCGTTATATGGAATTGGTTGATGAGGAGCATCAGTCTGCACAAGACCGCTATGCTGAAGCTTTTATCGAAGCTCATGGCGTTACAGCAGAGCATATGCCTGTATTAGTCTCTATTCTGCTTGGTGGAAACCAATCGGCGAAACCTGTAAAAAACATAGCAATTGATACTCCTGAACTTGGAGATGCACTTATTCGGGAGCTTGAGACAAAAGAAGATTATGAACGTGAAGTTGTAATATACCGCATTTTCGGAAGCAACAAAAAGCTGGCGCAGGCCGCAAAAAAGGAGTCATCTCCTTTAAAGGAACAGCTTGAGCAATTGTTGGT
Above is a window of Paenibacillus uliginis N3/975 DNA encoding:
- a CDS encoding DUF6138 family protein, whose product is MNQAAEAFLNDIWSHITAIYDKESQRISEFKDRSRLQAGVYDYLRVVWRKGKFNWAQGKIHIDIYEPLSWSDSSYKFEAGTYIVELTDEILIHDFFPALCDRMDKLFQSDDYGPNFFDYRFEIVFEFEWEQSKLCHSQFLLNEEKLRGLKQTLDIFIDTKILSELPVLPKENDGSFFARHLMNPDLMEQRQEEIEPLIRHLSDKLRTNRERSDKWAYQYTSAFKNWAKERFLNQYFDRSGNFGLDWVLKNESERNELNVQELDFFIYAALQIGPQEPDTREKYLKLAVELGSKQATDYLKQGSGLFECVYNSNLIQGKANDIIQTIEIRIVSEEEAAYREALDFISNLLRQGFPKGYKLKLKSKEKHYLPLKELAKSGHHRFFANAVRYPALFPQLAAYAGLAMEEFAWYQDVEPSEKSVMPGTYAVFGLGLYSDAYFPLVQRYMELVDEEHQSAQDRYAEAFIEAHGVTAEHMPVLVSILLGGNQSAKPVKNIAIDTPELGDALIRELETKEDYEREVVIYRIFGSNKKLAQAAKKESSPLKEQLEQLLVLLG